Proteins from one Halovivax limisalsi genomic window:
- a CDS encoding twin-arginine translocase subunit TatC produces the protein MPGERDEPTADDGPDEPREGASGTDSSAAAPDDAASEPTEAASEPDEATSATADDGSKPDAGSDDSGAGSDEPDDTASTTVEDEPDDSDGNDGANSTSGADDADTADGTDDSTPADPGADSDDETQRVDADGGHVDRPDNIADRVPDRSPEQELPGVDDGGFSKPPDDEEMPLADHVEEMVQRLAVVLLFAATGTAIGILFATDAITIIWTNAIPQHEEWPPHLYHPLELWLTRIKVAGLLGIIIAIPAFVYQTYLFMRPGLYPNERKYYLAAVPTSVVLAAIGMFFSYFFVLPVLFEYFTYYSEGSAEIQYALGDTFNLVITLTAFLAIVFQIPLFIMLAIMMGVVSRRWLAQMRLYFWAAFVGLAFMFTIDPTMMAAGFVALTMIALFEGTLAILKWVGVE, from the coding sequence ATGCCGGGCGAGCGGGACGAGCCGACGGCCGATGACGGCCCCGACGAGCCGCGCGAGGGCGCGTCGGGAACGGACTCGTCAGCCGCCGCACCGGACGACGCGGCGTCGGAGCCGACCGAGGCCGCGTCGGAACCGGACGAGGCGACCTCGGCAACCGCCGACGACGGATCGAAGCCCGACGCCGGGTCCGACGATTCTGGCGCCGGGTCCGACGAGCCTGACGACACGGCCTCCACGACCGTCGAAGACGAGCCGGACGACTCCGACGGGAATGACGGCGCAAATTCGACCAGCGGGGCCGACGACGCCGACACGGCCGACGGGACCGACGATTCGACTCCCGCGGACCCCGGCGCCGACTCCGACGACGAGACCCAGCGCGTCGACGCGGACGGCGGTCACGTCGACCGCCCGGACAACATCGCCGATCGGGTGCCGGATCGGTCCCCGGAGCAGGAGTTACCGGGCGTCGACGACGGCGGGTTCTCGAAGCCGCCGGACGACGAGGAGATGCCGCTCGCGGACCACGTCGAGGAGATGGTCCAGCGCCTGGCGGTCGTCCTGCTGTTCGCCGCGACGGGGACGGCCATCGGGATCCTCTTCGCGACGGACGCGATCACCATCATCTGGACGAACGCCATCCCTCAGCACGAGGAGTGGCCGCCGCACCTGTATCACCCGCTCGAACTCTGGCTGACGCGGATCAAGGTCGCCGGGTTACTCGGGATTATCATCGCGATCCCGGCGTTCGTCTACCAGACGTACCTCTTCATGCGTCCCGGGCTGTACCCGAACGAGCGCAAGTACTACCTCGCGGCCGTGCCGACGAGCGTCGTGCTCGCGGCGATCGGCATGTTCTTCTCGTACTTCTTCGTCCTCCCCGTCCTCTTCGAGTACTTCACCTACTACTCGGAGGGCAGCGCCGAGATCCAGTACGCCCTCGGCGACACCTTCAACCTCGTCATCACCCTCACCGCGTTCCTCGCCATCGTCTTCCAGATCCCGCTCTTTATCATGCTCGCGATCATGATGGGCGTCGTCTCGCGGCGCTGGCTCGCCCAGATGCGGCTGTACTTCTGGGCGGCGTTCGTCGGCCTCGCGTTCATGTTCACCATCGACCCGACGATGATGGCCGCCGGCTTCGTCGCGCTCACCATGAT
- a CDS encoding twin-arginine translocase subunit TatC, producing MSSVVDEDTARAVQSGRETVGSMISSAQGDLQKIFVVFLVGFLGTFYTLRIWIWDFLRATAKAEMNDTLAGATDLITRTPFEVILLQAKIGLLFGVIVAIPAFVYFSRDAIRRRGYQSAVPVSKWFVAAFVAASLSLFSIGVVYAYGVFFPFTFQFLGSIAYSAGVKPSWGITEFTEFVALLTISFGLAAQLPLFMGVFSYTEIVPYETFRDKWRHAIVAISVFGALFSPPDPFTLIMWAAPLVLLYGFSLGLAKLIANTRRRGAAEVGSGVEHVKRRLLQFVAVVIATMLVVVGALYAGIRELIATEVIPRLPSALTPTEPTYFDRLVIEHGELGMIAVGLLVALGVGVLILGVLTIQVLRTPIYPRETQLMTAETAADVDFDVLDVEDVERVPAPVFASMSEDAMMDVARDAMLEDDREKAQAIIDRYDAIDSGEAGAEGAGAAAAGGAADAAGADESESVFASTAAGVLDPFTEEETTEEDIGGYAYDLAFIVDSLTSRLIYIVGLFMAVLVGVFGWLYVGGIGDALVTFVDQVPESVITEMASQQGVDPSNFDTTTALLQELGFVIALHPVEVLIFIVKVSTLAAIVAVLPLVLYFAWPAAKERGLARGDRRLFLVWGGSLALGFAGGLAVGFYYIAPAVISYLITDAVANGMVISYRIKSLFWLVIYTTVGVGFLVNLVVTMALFHVGNIVSYRTMLRFWKPIVVSIWFLSALFSPRGLITMLAFAIPLSLTYVLGLALLYVLTAGGRLFGGGGGPTADEPAAEPADASE from the coding sequence ATGAGTTCCGTCGTCGACGAGGACACGGCCCGCGCGGTTCAGTCCGGCCGGGAAACCGTCGGTTCGATGATCTCCTCGGCCCAGGGCGACCTCCAGAAGATCTTCGTCGTCTTCCTCGTCGGCTTCCTGGGGACGTTCTACACCCTGCGGATCTGGATCTGGGACTTCCTGCGGGCGACCGCCAAGGCGGAGATGAACGACACGCTCGCGGGGGCGACCGACCTCATCACCCGGACGCCGTTCGAGGTCATCCTCCTGCAGGCGAAGATCGGCCTGCTCTTCGGCGTCATCGTCGCGATTCCGGCGTTCGTCTACTTCTCGCGGGACGCGATTCGCCGGCGGGGGTATCAGAGCGCCGTCCCGGTCTCGAAGTGGTTCGTCGCGGCGTTCGTCGCCGCCTCGCTCTCGCTGTTCTCGATCGGCGTCGTCTACGCGTACGGCGTCTTCTTTCCGTTCACCTTCCAGTTCCTGGGCTCGATCGCCTACAGCGCGGGCGTCAAGCCCAGCTGGGGGATCACCGAGTTCACCGAGTTCGTCGCCTTGCTGACGATCTCGTTCGGCCTTGCGGCGCAGTTGCCGCTGTTCATGGGCGTCTTCTCCTACACGGAGATCGTCCCCTACGAGACCTTCCGCGACAAGTGGCGCCACGCGATCGTCGCGATCTCGGTCTTCGGCGCGCTGTTCTCGCCGCCGGATCCGTTCACGTTGATCATGTGGGCCGCGCCGCTCGTCCTGCTCTACGGCTTCAGCCTCGGCCTCGCGAAGCTGATCGCGAACACGCGCCGTCGCGGGGCGGCGGAGGTCGGCAGCGGCGTCGAACACGTCAAGCGCCGCCTGCTGCAGTTCGTCGCGGTCGTGATCGCGACCATGCTGGTCGTCGTGGGAGCGCTCTACGCCGGTATCCGCGAACTGATCGCGACCGAAGTCATTCCGCGACTACCGTCGGCGCTGACGCCCACGGAGCCGACGTACTTCGACCGGCTGGTGATCGAACACGGCGAACTCGGGATGATCGCCGTCGGCCTGCTGGTCGCGCTCGGGGTCGGCGTCCTCATCCTGGGCGTTTTGACGATTCAGGTGCTGCGCACGCCGATCTACCCGCGCGAGACTCAGCTGATGACCGCGGAGACGGCCGCCGACGTCGACTTCGACGTCCTCGACGTCGAGGACGTCGAACGCGTGCCGGCGCCGGTCTTCGCCAGCATGTCCGAGGACGCCATGATGGACGTCGCCCGCGACGCGATGCTCGAAGACGACCGGGAGAAGGCCCAGGCCATCATCGACCGCTACGACGCCATCGATTCGGGCGAGGCGGGTGCCGAAGGGGCCGGGGCGGCTGCCGCCGGCGGCGCGGCCGATGCGGCGGGCGCCGACGAATCCGAGAGCGTCTTCGCGAGCACGGCGGCCGGCGTCCTCGATCCCTTCACCGAGGAGGAGACCACCGAGGAGGACATCGGCGGCTACGCCTACGACCTGGCGTTCATCGTGGACAGCCTGACCTCGCGGCTCATCTACATCGTCGGCCTCTTCATGGCCGTCCTCGTCGGCGTCTTCGGCTGGCTCTACGTCGGCGGGATCGGGGACGCGCTGGTGACGTTCGTCGACCAGGTCCCGGAGTCGGTCATCACCGAGATGGCGTCCCAGCAGGGTGTCGACCCGAGTAATTTCGACACGACGACCGCCCTCCTGCAGGAGCTCGGCTTCGTCATCGCCCTCCACCCCGTCGAAGTGCTGATCTTCATCGTGAAGGTCTCGACGCTCGCGGCGATCGTCGCCGTCCTCCCGCTGGTCCTGTACTTCGCCTGGCCGGCGGCCAAAGAGCGCGGCCTCGCCCGCGGGGATCGCCGCCTCTTCCTCGTCTGGGGTGGCTCCCTGGCCCTCGGCTTCGCCGGCGGGCTCGCGGTCGGCTTCTACTACATCGCCCCGGCGGTCATCTCCTATCTCATCACCGACGCGGTCGCCAACGGGATGGTGATCTCCTACCGCATCAAGAGCCTCTTCTGGCTGGTCATCTACACCACCGTCGGCGTCGGCTTCCTCGTCAACCTCGTCGTCACGATGGCGCTCTTTCACGTCGGCAACATCGTCTCCTACCGGACGATGCTCCGGTTCTGGAAGCCGATCGTGGTCTCGATCTGGTTCCTCTCGGCGCTGTTCAGTCCGCGCGGCCTGATCACGATGCTCGCCTTCGCCATCCCGCTGTCGCTGACGTACGTCCTCGGACTGGCCCTGCTGTACGTCCTGACCGCCGGTGGCCGGCTCTTCGGCGGCGGTGGTGGTCCGACGGCCGACGAGCCCGCGGCGGAGCCGGCGGATGCGAGCGAGTGA